In one Neobacillus sp. CF12 genomic region, the following are encoded:
- a CDS encoding 2Fe-2S iron-sulfur cluster-binding protein: MPTIRFINSNKQLEVPEDSNILRMSLRYDGDLPNRCGGGICGTCVFKAEEGAEFLDNVKIQERRKLGEEWLDKGYRLGCQTFVTNGDIEISWDDEITKQVKMRKPDKLKQEVSANK; the protein is encoded by the coding sequence ATGCCAACGATTCGATTTATTAATAGTAATAAACAATTAGAAGTTCCAGAGGATTCCAATATTTTAAGAATGTCACTTCGCTATGATGGAGATCTTCCCAATCGATGTGGAGGAGGAATTTGCGGTACTTGCGTTTTTAAAGCGGAAGAAGGGGCTGAATTCCTTGATAATGTAAAGATTCAGGAAAGAAGGAAGTTAGGCGAGGAATGGCTAGATAAAGGGTATCGTTTAGGCTGTCAGACCTTTGTTACAAATGGGGATATTGAAATTTCATGGGATGATGAAATTACTAAACAAGTAAAAATGAGAAAACCAGATAAATTAAAGCAGGAAGTGTCTGCGAATAAATAA
- a CDS encoding GntR family transcriptional regulator, with the protein MEVIWEENNLLSIREHAYLYLKKMILEGEFKAGDRLIERELAAKLKISRTPIREALFRLESQGFVKTVPRKGVVLSNISVNEVIEVFTILASLEVLAVKLASQRMDQETKKELDQKIKELMEIEENEEENFNFEHIKMNHLINKASKSPKLFEILSGLIDYIHMAANMGYETPGRRKISLKEHIDIMKALRDQETEMAEYLMRIHIENSKKAYITYMENIQEKLYKSKS; encoded by the coding sequence ATGGAAGTAATATGGGAGGAAAATAATTTATTATCAATAAGAGAACATGCCTATCTATATTTAAAAAAGATGATCCTAGAAGGAGAGTTTAAGGCTGGAGACCGTCTAATTGAAAGGGAGCTTGCAGCTAAATTGAAAATTAGCCGTACGCCAATACGGGAGGCTTTGTTCCGACTAGAATCACAAGGATTTGTGAAAACTGTACCAAGGAAAGGGGTCGTTCTCTCCAATATATCTGTAAATGAAGTGATTGAGGTTTTTACGATTCTTGCATCATTAGAAGTTCTAGCAGTAAAATTAGCTTCACAAAGAATGGATCAAGAGACAAAAAAAGAATTGGATCAAAAAATAAAAGAACTGATGGAAATTGAAGAGAATGAAGAAGAAAATTTTAATTTTGAACATATTAAAATGAATCATTTAATTAATAAAGCATCGAAAAGTCCTAAATTATTTGAAATTCTATCTGGATTAATAGACTATATCCATATGGCGGCTAATATGGGCTATGAGACACCAGGCAGAAGGAAAATTTCTTTAAAGGAACATATCGATATTATGAAGGCATTACGTGATCAAGAAACGGAAATGGCTGAGTATTTGATGAGGATTCATATAGAAAATTCAAAAAAAGCGTATATTACTTATATGGAAAATATCCAGGAGAAGCTTTATAAAAGTAAAAGTTAA
- a CDS encoding chromate transporter — translation MIYLEIFWSFLIANLLGYGGGPATIPLIQIEVVNERDWMTLSEFGDLLAIANALPGPIATKMAGFIGYEIGGVLGSIVALAATILPSAIAVILLFKFVNLFKDSPKVKLMTKSVQPIIAILLAVMAYQFFLTAFENSGIFHLVLLALLSYLTLSRMKVHPSFVIIGALLYGGIFLS, via the coding sequence ATGATTTATTTGGAAATATTTTGGTCGTTTCTTATTGCAAATCTTTTGGGATACGGAGGAGGACCCGCTACAATACCATTAATACAAATCGAAGTAGTCAATGAAAGAGACTGGATGACTCTATCAGAGTTCGGCGACCTGTTAGCCATCGCCAATGCCTTACCAGGTCCAATCGCGACGAAGATGGCAGGTTTTATCGGGTATGAAATAGGTGGTGTTCTCGGTTCGATTGTTGCACTTGCTGCAACGATACTTCCATCAGCCATCGCCGTTATTTTGTTGTTTAAGTTTGTGAATTTATTCAAGGATTCACCCAAAGTTAAGCTAATGACAAAGTCAGTCCAGCCAATCATCGCGATCTTACTTGCAGTGATGGCCTATCAATTCTTCTTAACAGCTTTTGAAAATAGCGGTATCTTTCACCTTGTACTTTTAGCTTTGCTCAGTTATCTCACCTTAAGCAGGATGAAGGTCCATCCATCTTTTGTGATAATTGGTGCGCTGCTTTATGGCGGTATCTTTTTATCTTAA
- a CDS encoding chromate transporter: MNKYLELAIGFARTGVTGYGGGPSTIPLIEFEAVKKYKWMSEEEFGEVLALANTLPGPIATKMAAYIGYKVKGNIGAVVAILTHVLPSVIAMLGLLGVLYSFSHSPIVGGMVQGVTPVIGFMLAEMAYRFFQNGKKGLGLPKMLLFSAISFILIQLVGLHPGILIATFLISAFFIASRKEKAANTPPKDVIELKEKSS, translated from the coding sequence TTGAATAAATATTTGGAATTAGCCATTGGCTTTGCGCGTACCGGAGTTACAGGCTATGGAGGAGGACCTTCTACCATCCCGTTAATCGAATTTGAGGCAGTGAAAAAATATAAATGGATGTCAGAAGAAGAGTTTGGTGAGGTATTGGCTCTAGCTAATACGCTGCCAGGTCCTATTGCTACAAAAATGGCTGCCTATATCGGCTATAAAGTAAAAGGCAACATAGGCGCTGTGGTAGCGATATTAACCCACGTTCTTCCCTCTGTCATTGCCATGCTTGGTTTGTTAGGTGTTCTTTATTCATTTAGTCATTCACCTATTGTAGGTGGAATGGTTCAAGGGGTTACGCCTGTTATAGGGTTTATGCTAGCCGAAATGGCTTATCGTTTTTTCCAAAACGGCAAAAAAGGTTTGGGTTTACCAAAGATGTTATTGTTCTCGGCCATTTCTTTCATCCTAATTCAGTTGGTCGGACTTCATCCAGGAATCTTAATTGCCACTTTTTTAATTTCAGCCTTTTTTATAGCTAGCCGAAAAGAAAAGGCTGCAAACACTCCTCCAAAAGATGTGATTGAACTAAAGGAGAAAAGCTCATGA
- a CDS encoding heme-binding protein, which produces MKTKLTLELEEANLMIEAAKKKSEDINVLETIAIVDDGGNLIALERMNGARITGPEIAIAKAYTASGHKRSTHLFNKEPNGPALPGNEAFGIQQMLPGKFAIFVGGFPIVVNGEVVGGVGVSGGNGEQDIAVGTAALEALQKHVESKGLTVLTQPDIKI; this is translated from the coding sequence ATGAAAACAAAATTAACATTAGAACTAGAAGAAGCAAATTTAATGATTGAAGCTGCAAAGAAAAAATCTGAAGACATCAATGTACTTGAAACCATCGCGATCGTGGATGACGGAGGAAATTTAATCGCCCTTGAAAGAATGAATGGAGCGAGAATAACTGGACCTGAAATTGCGATTGCTAAAGCATACACGGCTTCTGGTCATAAACGATCTACTCACCTATTTAATAAAGAGCCAAATGGTCCTGCATTACCAGGAAACGAAGCATTCGGTATACAACAAATGCTGCCAGGTAAATTCGCCATTTTTGTGGGAGGATTTCCAATTGTTGTGAATGGTGAAGTGGTTGGTGGAGTGGGAGTGAGCGGCGGGAATGGAGAGCAGGACATAGCGGTTGGTACGGCAGCACTCGAAGCTTTGCAAAAGCATGTAGAAAGTAAGGGTCTTACAGTATTAACACAACCGGATATTAAAATATAA
- a CDS encoding aldehyde dehydrogenase family protein → MLTTKVKTFNNYINGEWQESVSQKQFFNVNPANTEDIVGSFQASNEQDILEAIEAAQNAFPNWAKTSPSKRAAILNKAASILEENADQYAEELTREEGKHVTDAKNEVIRSAQTLRFYAVEGQTITGETYPNDDPDMKVSSEREPLGVISVITPWNFPLSIPARKIAPALITGNTVVFKPSSDTPLIALRLVEALHQAGIPKGVINFVTGRASEVGDLLVTHPSIKAITFTGSTAAGEDIHKKSSFTTRTQMELGGKNPLIVMDDADIDLAATLTVNGGFSLTGQACTGTSRVIVLKNVREQFEEKLVEKTKALKIGNGFEEGVKIGPLANEKQLKNVLKYIEYGKEDGASLVYGGEQLTEGQFQQGYYVQPAIFTNVKPDHRIAKEEIFGPVVAVIEVDTYEEAIQVANDVEYGLSAAIVTDSLKTANKFTKDIQAGTVKVNRTTTGNLMNAPFGGLKKSSTSTFRESGRVGLEFFTQLKTVYIGY, encoded by the coding sequence TTGTTAACTACTAAAGTGAAAACGTTCAATAACTATATTAATGGTGAATGGCAGGAATCAGTAAGCCAAAAACAGTTTTTTAATGTTAATCCTGCTAATACAGAAGATATTGTTGGCTCCTTCCAAGCTTCCAATGAACAAGATATCCTGGAAGCCATAGAAGCAGCCCAAAATGCTTTTCCAAATTGGGCAAAGACATCTCCATCAAAACGGGCAGCTATTTTAAATAAAGCAGCCAGCATACTGGAAGAAAATGCGGATCAATATGCCGAAGAGTTGACAAGGGAAGAGGGAAAGCATGTTACGGACGCTAAGAATGAAGTGATTCGGTCTGCACAAACTCTCCGATTTTATGCAGTTGAAGGACAAACGATAACAGGCGAAACATATCCAAATGATGATCCGGATATGAAGGTTTCTTCAGAAAGAGAACCACTTGGGGTAATAAGTGTCATTACTCCATGGAATTTTCCGCTTTCCATTCCTGCAAGAAAGATTGCACCAGCATTAATCACAGGTAACACGGTTGTATTTAAACCTTCGTCCGATACACCATTAATTGCTTTACGTCTTGTTGAAGCACTACATCAGGCTGGTATACCAAAAGGCGTGATAAATTTTGTTACAGGAAGAGCTTCAGAGGTAGGCGACCTTTTGGTTACACATCCTTCTATTAAGGCCATTACTTTTACAGGTTCAACTGCTGCGGGAGAAGATATTCACAAAAAATCTTCCTTTACAACTCGAACACAGATGGAACTCGGCGGAAAAAACCCATTAATCGTCATGGATGATGCAGATATTGACCTGGCAGCCACTTTAACGGTTAACGGTGGTTTCTCCTTAACGGGTCAGGCGTGTACGGGAACAAGCAGAGTAATCGTGTTGAAAAATGTAAGAGAGCAATTTGAGGAAAAATTAGTTGAAAAAACGAAAGCTTTGAAAATAGGAAATGGCTTTGAAGAGGGCGTGAAAATCGGTCCTCTGGCAAATGAAAAGCAATTGAAAAACGTCCTGAAGTACATTGAGTACGGGAAAGAGGATGGAGCATCATTGGTTTATGGCGGAGAACAACTTACAGAAGGCCAATTTCAACAAGGATATTATGTTCAGCCAGCTATCTTTACCAATGTAAAACCTGATCATCGAATTGCAAAAGAAGAAATTTTCGGTCCTGTCGTGGCTGTCATTGAAGTAGATACATATGAAGAGGCCATTCAGGTTGCAAATGATGTTGAGTATGGTTTGTCAGCAGCGATTGTTACAGACAGTCTGAAGACTGCAAATAAATTTACAAAAGATATTCAAGCCGGAACCGTAAAGGTCAATCGAACCACCACTGGGAATTTAATGAATGCACCTTTTGGCGGGCTGAAAAAATCAAGTACATCTACATTCCGTGAATCCGGCCGGGTTGGTTTGGAATTTTTTACGCAATTGAAGACCGTATATATCGGATATTAA
- a CDS encoding iron-containing redox enzyme family protein codes for MSEFLSKDEFRKELEEAIKGNHSQKAPFTVAWAEGKLERKHFARWAENHYHYVGPFADYLAYIYHNTPSDPKFAAAKDFTLQNMYEEEIAADRHTDLLIRFAEACGTTAERVINPDNMAPTTLGLQSWCFAVAAREHFVVATAALVVGLESQVPDIYRKQTPALRAQYGFTDEEIEFFDLHIVSDEIHGERGYKIVLDHADTPELQQRCLEIVRVGAKMRRMYMDGLWREYLEQDLGSLVQTN; via the coding sequence ATGTCAGAATTTTTATCAAAAGATGAATTTCGTAAAGAACTAGAAGAAGCAATTAAAGGAAACCATAGCCAGAAGGCTCCATTTACAGTAGCTTGGGCTGAAGGAAAACTTGAAAGAAAACACTTTGCAAGATGGGCTGAAAATCATTACCACTATGTAGGGCCATTCGCAGATTACCTTGCGTATATCTATCACAATACTCCAAGCGATCCAAAATTTGCAGCTGCAAAAGACTTCACTTTACAAAACATGTATGAAGAAGAGATTGCAGCAGATCGTCATACAGATTTATTGATTCGTTTTGCGGAAGCATGTGGCACCACTGCTGAACGAGTCATTAACCCAGATAATATGGCACCGACCACATTAGGTCTTCAAAGCTGGTGCTTTGCTGTAGCGGCACGTGAACATTTCGTTGTTGCCACTGCTGCCCTAGTGGTAGGTTTAGAATCTCAAGTGCCTGATATCTATAGAAAGCAAACACCAGCATTACGCGCTCAATACGGATTTACAGATGAAGAAATTGAATTCTTTGACTTACACATTGTTTCAGATGAAATTCATGGTGAACGTGGATATAAGATTGTTCTTGACCACGCTGATACTCCAGAATTACAACAACGTTGTCTTGAAATTGTTAGAGTGGGTGCTAAAATGCGCCGTATGTACATGGATGGTTTATGGAGAGAGTATCTTGAGCAGGACTTAGGGTCTTTAGTTCAAACCAACTAA
- a CDS encoding creatininase family protein codes for MECYNLTKMTWQEVEESLKTVKFAIIPIGAHEQHGPHMVESCDAVLAEKMAEKLGQKMFPYALVTPTINMGVSPHHLNFPGTISLQPNTLIAILKDMLSSLSHHGIKKFLLLNSHGGNQTTLNVASMTLTKELNVDIYYAKTTASAKKTIGNFITSPLFGHSCEREVSEALYLAPELVRPDQLEKGDIQESGRWEQLRPGKAIQGFYFYEEMTQNGSIGDATKASWELGQQIVEEALENLSKELNSLLNLKMDVYI; via the coding sequence TTGGAGTGTTATAATCTAACAAAAATGACATGGCAGGAAGTAGAAGAGTCGTTAAAGACTGTTAAGTTTGCGATCATTCCAATTGGAGCTCATGAACAACATGGTCCTCATATGGTAGAAAGCTGCGACGCAGTATTGGCTGAAAAAATGGCAGAAAAACTAGGCCAAAAAATGTTTCCTTATGCATTGGTTACTCCTACAATTAATATGGGTGTTTCGCCACACCACTTGAACTTTCCGGGAACTATTTCCCTGCAGCCCAATACGTTAATTGCGATCCTAAAAGACATGCTATCATCACTAAGTCATCATGGAATCAAAAAATTTTTATTGTTAAATTCACATGGTGGAAACCAAACTACTTTAAATGTTGCTTCTATGACATTGACAAAAGAACTGAATGTTGACATTTACTATGCAAAAACCACAGCATCGGCAAAAAAAACAATCGGAAATTTCATAACATCACCTTTGTTTGGACACAGTTGTGAAAGAGAGGTCTCAGAAGCTTTGTATTTAGCTCCAGAGCTTGTTCGGCCAGATCAACTTGAGAAAGGTGATATCCAAGAATCTGGAAGATGGGAGCAGCTTAGACCTGGAAAGGCTATTCAAGGCTTTTATTTTTATGAAGAAATGACTCAAAATGGTTCGATTGGAGATGCCACAAAAGCTAGTTGGGAATTAGGGCAGCAGATCGTTGAGGAAGCATTGGAGAATCTCTCAAAAGAGCTCAACAGTTTATTAAATCTAAAAATGGATGTATATATATAA
- a CDS encoding 2Fe-2S iron-sulfur cluster-binding protein yields MPKVILHVDGTVVEQQVKDNANLVVLAGIRQFPQLKYGCGMGRCTKCTCKVISGGESIAPPNWKEIKMLGDKVEEGYRLTCQLTIEQDIEISQENISIQAPKKQSATLR; encoded by the coding sequence ATGCCAAAAGTAATTCTTCATGTAGATGGAACTGTTGTCGAACAGCAAGTTAAGGATAATGCGAATTTAGTAGTTTTAGCTGGTATACGACAATTTCCTCAATTAAAGTATGGTTGTGGAATGGGTCGTTGCACGAAGTGCACATGCAAAGTGATCAGTGGTGGAGAATCGATTGCACCTCCGAATTGGAAAGAAATTAAAATGTTAGGTGATAAGGTGGAAGAGGGATATCGATTAACCTGCCAATTAACAATTGAACAAGATATAGAAATCTCACAAGAGAATATCTCGATTCAGGCACCAAAGAAGCAATCTGCTACACTACGGTAG